One window from the genome of Bacillus tianshenii encodes:
- a CDS encoding HAMP domain-containing sensor histidine kinase: MKSLSIKLSTLFLVFILLLEVGLFFFLYFGIVSERIQTESENLKARGRSHSNVLEKNFEDVTFKHVALMESETETIAVITDKNHEVVASSNPVTAQMSKLITKGRTELHNPQGELLEANWRTEPYLATACPIQQNGSVVGYMYMFLPSDLIRDMIKSLTSQFLFGGIFAIVISMIGVIFLSHSITQPLIRMKQATKKMSTGQHHIELDTDREDELGDLARSIQKLSNDLERMKKDRNEFLSNISHELRTPLTYLNGYANILKRPNLTSEQREEYLTVLQEESVRVTSLVKDLFDLAKLDQNQFMIRTVEVELCSFLHDIAAKMKGVCEHREIKLQLNCEKELLVEVDPQRFEQVLMNLLDNAFKHSKAGSQIELRAANKEDVVEIAVADEGEGIPADELSYIWDRLYRVEKSRSRSTGGSGLGLTIAKEIVEHHGGTIDVTSTLGVGTTFTIQLKGEQ, from the coding sequence GTGAAATCTTTATCTATTAAGTTAAGTACTCTTTTTTTAGTTTTTATTTTACTGTTAGAAGTAGGGCTTTTTTTCTTTTTGTATTTTGGAATTGTAAGTGAGCGAATCCAAACAGAATCAGAAAACTTAAAAGCCCGAGGACGCAGCCACAGCAATGTACTTGAGAAAAATTTTGAAGATGTTACGTTTAAGCATGTGGCGCTAATGGAGTCAGAAACAGAAACGATTGCTGTCATCACCGATAAAAATCACGAGGTCGTCGCTAGTTCTAACCCTGTTACGGCGCAAATGTCTAAGCTGATTACAAAAGGAAGAACAGAATTACATAATCCACAAGGGGAACTGCTTGAGGCGAATTGGCGAACAGAGCCGTATTTAGCAACGGCTTGTCCGATTCAGCAAAATGGCTCAGTTGTCGGCTACATGTATATGTTCTTACCGAGTGATCTTATTCGAGATATGATTAAAAGCTTAACGTCTCAGTTTTTGTTTGGTGGCATCTTTGCCATTGTCATTTCAATGATTGGCGTTATTTTTCTTTCGCATTCCATTACTCAGCCATTAATACGGATGAAACAAGCAACGAAAAAGATGAGTACCGGGCAACATCATATCGAACTCGATACCGACCGTGAAGATGAATTAGGTGATTTAGCTCGTTCGATTCAGAAGCTTTCAAATGATTTGGAGCGGATGAAAAAGGACCGAAATGAATTCCTCTCGAACATTTCTCATGAATTACGTACCCCTCTTACGTATTTAAATGGGTATGCGAATATATTAAAGCGCCCCAATTTAACGAGTGAGCAGCGCGAAGAATATTTGACGGTTCTGCAGGAAGAATCTGTTCGGGTAACAAGCCTTGTAAAGGATTTATTTGATTTGGCAAAGCTTGACCAAAACCAATTTATGATTCGTACGGTAGAAGTAGAGCTATGCTCATTCCTGCACGATATTGCAGCAAAGATGAAAGGTGTTTGTGAACATCGAGAGATAAAACTTCAATTAAATTGCGAGAAGGAATTACTCGTAGAAGTCGACCCGCAGCGGTTTGAGCAGGTTTTAATGAATTTACTGGACAATGCATTTAAACATTCAAAAGCTGGAAGTCAAATTGAATTACGTGCAGCAAATAAGGAAGACGTGGTAGAAATTGCAGTAGCAGACGAAGGGGAAGGGATCCCGGCAGATGAGCTTTCGTATATTTGGGACAGGTTATATCGAGTGGAAAAGTCTAGGTCACGTTCTACAGGTGGAAGTGGTCTTGGTCTTACGATTGCAAAAGAAATTGTTGAGCATCATGGCGGGACAATTGACGTGACCAGTACGTTAGGCGTTGGGACGACATTCACGATTCAGTTGAAGGGGGAGCAATAA
- a CDS encoding cation diffusion facilitator family transporter has translation MGHHHHHHHHSSEGNIKVAFFLNLAFTIIEFIGGFLTNSMAIMSDALHDLGDSLSLGLSWYFQKLSHKKGDTTFSFGYRRFSLLAALINSVILFVGSLYILSEAIPRLLNPEETNAGGMMILAVLGILVNGAAVFRLKSGKSMNEKVVSLHLLEDVLGWVAVLIVSIILMFTNWLFLDPLLSVLITLYIIYNVLKNVKETVMIFLEAVPNDIDLKEIEQRILGVDYVESLHHTHIWSLDGEHHALSTHVVVNEHASKHQIVCIKESIRALKEELHLTHLTIEVEFADEDCVMKRET, from the coding sequence ATGGGTCACCATCACCATCATCATCATCATTCTTCTGAAGGTAATATTAAGGTTGCGTTTTTCTTAAATCTTGCCTTTACAATAATTGAGTTTATCGGCGGATTTCTTACTAATAGTATGGCGATTATGTCAGATGCCCTTCATGATTTAGGGGATTCGCTTTCTCTCGGTTTATCATGGTATTTCCAAAAGCTTTCCCATAAAAAAGGAGATACAACTTTTTCATTTGGGTATCGGCGCTTTTCACTGTTGGCTGCCCTTATAAATAGTGTGATCTTATTTGTTGGTTCTCTCTATATTCTTTCTGAAGCGATTCCACGTCTTTTGAATCCGGAAGAAACAAATGCAGGCGGAATGATGATATTGGCTGTACTTGGTATTCTCGTAAATGGGGCCGCCGTATTTCGTTTGAAAAGTGGAAAGTCTATGAATGAAAAAGTGGTGTCACTTCATTTATTAGAAGATGTACTTGGCTGGGTAGCGGTCTTAATCGTTAGTATTATCTTAATGTTTACCAACTGGCTTTTTCTTGATCCTCTCTTATCGGTACTCATAACACTTTATATCATTTATAATGTGTTAAAGAATGTTAAGGAAACCGTAATGATTTTTCTTGAAGCAGTGCCGAATGATATTGATTTAAAAGAAATTGAACAACGCATATTAGGTGTTGATTATGTGGAGTCATTGCACCATACTCATATTTGGTCCTTAGATGGTGAGCACCATGCTCTTTCTACACATGTAGTGGTGAATGAACATGCCTCAAAACATCAAATTGTTTGTATTAAAGAAAGCATACGGGCCTTAAAAGAGGAGCTTCACTTAACTCATTTAACAATAGAAGTTGAGTTTGCAGATGAAGACTGTGTGATGAAGCGTGAAACGTAA
- a CDS encoding metalloregulator ArsR/SmtB family transcription factor: MTETNEPYEEGKQLDEETLFIVSQTFKALADPTRIRILHLLSKQEYAVSEIAEQLSLLQSTVSHQLRFLKNLRLVKFRREGKSFYYAIDDDHVLNLLLQAIRHAQHH, encoded by the coding sequence ATGACTGAAACAAACGAACCGTATGAAGAAGGTAAGCAACTTGATGAAGAAACGTTATTTATCGTTTCGCAAACCTTTAAAGCACTTGCAGATCCTACAAGAATTCGTATCCTACATCTACTTTCCAAACAGGAATATGCGGTTAGTGAAATTGCCGAACAACTGTCATTGCTGCAATCAACCGTTTCTCATCAGCTGCGTTTTTTAAAGAACTTACGTTTAGTGAAGTTTCGCCGTGAAGGGAAATCATTTTATTACGCAATTGATGATGATCATGTATTAAATTTGTTACTTCAAGCCATCAGGCATGCTCAGCATCATTAA
- a CDS encoding DUF302 domain-containing protein, translating to MFHYTVETNKSIEQAVTDLEASLKEDKFGVLWDFNIQETLQKKGFEFDTPYRVLEVCNPKEAKRVLEENALVGYFLPCKIVVYAEGEKTKIGMPKPTELISMVGEEQLKAFAKDIEDRLIECIDKSVK from the coding sequence ATGTTTCATTACACAGTAGAAACGAACAAATCAATTGAACAAGCTGTTACTGATTTGGAAGCCTCTTTAAAGGAAGATAAGTTTGGTGTGCTTTGGGACTTCAATATTCAAGAAACGTTGCAGAAGAAGGGATTTGAATTTGATACACCATATCGTGTATTAGAAGTCTGTAACCCAAAGGAAGCAAAGCGCGTCTTAGAGGAAAATGCTTTAGTCGGTTATTTTCTTCCATGTAAAATTGTCGTCTATGCAGAAGGCGAAAAAACAAAAATCGGTATGCCAAAACCAACTGAATTAATTAGTATGGTTGGAGAGGAACAATTAAAAGCATTTGCAAAGGATATTGAAGATAGACTGATCGAATGTATTGATAAATCAGTAAAATAA
- a CDS encoding sulfurtransferase TusA family protein → MNAAKVLDAKGLACPMPVVRTKKAMDEINSGEILEVQATDKGAKSDLTAWTKSGGHELLDMAEEDGVFKFWIKKA, encoded by the coding sequence ATGAACGCAGCAAAAGTATTAGATGCAAAAGGATTAGCATGCCCAATGCCAGTTGTACGTACAAAGAAAGCAATGGATGAAATTAATTCTGGAGAAATTCTTGAAGTGCAAGCAACTGATAAAGGTGCGAAAAGTGATTTAACTGCATGGACAAAATCAGGAGGTCATGAATTACTAGACATGGCTGAAGAAGATGGCGTCTTCAAATTCTGGATTAAAAAAGCATAA
- a CDS encoding MBL fold metallo-hydrolase yields MKPSEIAQKIVNKEPLFILDVRNEGDFSDWKIDGETVEAVNVPYFDLIDSVDPVLPKIPKKDVLVVCAKEGSSKFVAEQLVEAGIEDVAYLEGGMRAWSEYLHPVKVGDLSDGGALYQFVRLGKGCLSYMVESDGKAVIIDTNRMIDQYEAFMKEKNLEIVHTADTHLHADHISGGRKLAEKTGASYWLPPKDAAEVTFDYEALEEGKDIEVGKQKIKVQPIYSPGHTIGSTSFIVDNKYLLTGDILFISSIGRPDLAGKAEDWVRDLRDTLYKRYKDLSDELYVLPAHFGKISELNDDGTVAEKLGTLYAENEGLKVDDEGEFRRMVTENLPPQPNAYQEIRETNMGKINPEEQEQSEMEIGPNRCAVHDS; encoded by the coding sequence ATGAAACCAAGTGAGATTGCTCAGAAAATCGTAAATAAAGAACCATTATTCATTTTAGATGTACGAAATGAAGGGGACTTTAGTGATTGGAAGATTGACGGTGAAACGGTCGAAGCCGTAAATGTCCCTTACTTTGATTTAATTGACAGTGTCGACCCTGTGCTCCCAAAGATTCCGAAAAAAGATGTGCTCGTTGTTTGTGCCAAGGAAGGTTCTTCTAAGTTTGTTGCAGAACAATTAGTAGAAGCAGGCATTGAAGATGTAGCTTATCTTGAAGGCGGTATGCGTGCATGGAGTGAGTACTTGCATCCTGTAAAAGTAGGCGACTTGTCTGACGGAGGTGCGCTCTATCAGTTTGTTCGCCTAGGAAAAGGCTGTCTCTCTTACATGGTCGAATCTGACGGCAAGGCTGTGATTATTGATACAAACCGAATGATTGATCAATATGAAGCCTTTATGAAAGAGAAAAATTTAGAGATTGTTCATACAGCTGATACGCACTTGCATGCTGATCATATTTCTGGTGGCCGCAAGCTTGCTGAAAAAACAGGTGCATCATATTGGTTGCCACCAAAAGATGCCGCAGAAGTAACATTCGATTATGAAGCACTTGAAGAAGGTAAAGATATTGAAGTCGGCAAGCAAAAGATTAAAGTACAGCCAATTTATTCACCAGGTCATACAATCGGTTCTACTTCCTTCATTGTCGATAATAAATATCTATTAACAGGCGATATCCTATTTATTTCTTCGATCGGACGCCCTGACCTTGCAGGCAAGGCTGAAGATTGGGTAAGAGACTTGCGTGATACGCTTTATAAACGGTATAAGGATTTATCAGATGAATTATACGTCCTTCCAGCTCATTTTGGTAAGATAAGCGAGTTAAATGATGACGGGACTGTAGCTGAAAAGCTTGGTACTCTTTATGCAGAAAACGAAGGGCTGAAGGTAGACGATGAAGGCGAATTCCGTCGCATGGTAACAGAAAACCTACCACCACAGCCAAATGCTTATCAAGAAATTCGTGAAACAAACATGGGTAAAATAAACCCTGAAGAACAAGAGCAAAGTGAAATGGAAATTGGTCCAAACCGCTGTGCTGTTCATGACAGCTAA
- a CDS encoding sulfurtransferase TusA family protein, whose translation MKTNQTLDAKGLACPMPIVKTKKAMGELEEGQVLEVLATDKGSKADIKAWADRTGHQYLGTVEEGDVLKHYLRKASESEDAETQHPHVVDLEGLKAKLNGDVQVVDVREPAEYAFGHIPNAVSVPLDEIDTADQKLDKSKETYIICRTGTRSDLAAQKLTEMGFENVFNVVPGMKEWAGDVNKDA comes from the coding sequence ATGAAAACAAATCAAACACTAGATGCAAAAGGTCTTGCTTGTCCAATGCCAATTGTAAAAACAAAAAAAGCAATGGGTGAGTTAGAAGAAGGGCAAGTTCTTGAGGTTCTTGCAACTGATAAAGGTTCAAAAGCAGATATTAAAGCTTGGGCCGACCGTACTGGTCATCAATATTTAGGAACAGTTGAAGAAGGAGATGTATTAAAGCATTACCTTCGCAAAGCAAGTGAAAGTGAAGATGCAGAAACACAGCACCCGCATGTTGTTGACTTAGAAGGCTTAAAGGCAAAGCTGAATGGTGACGTTCAAGTTGTTGATGTTCGTGAGCCTGCAGAATATGCATTCGGTCACATTCCAAACGCAGTTTCTGTTCCACTTGATGAAATTGACACGGCTGATCAAAAGTTAGATAAAAGCAAAGAAACGTATATTATTTGCCGAACAGGTACTCGCAGTGACTTAGCTGCGCAAAAGCTGACAGAAATGGGCTTTGAAAATGTCTTCAACGTTGTTCCTGGGATGAAGGAGTGGGCCGGAGACGTGAACAAAGACGCATAA
- a CDS encoding DsrE/DsrF/DrsH-like family protein: MTEKKKTTIVLFSGEYDKAMAAYIIANGAAAYDHEVTIFHTFWGLNALRKGEHIPVKKGFLEKLFGKMMPRGADKMGLSKMNYAGMGPKMIKHIMKKHNSMPLPDLIDMAKEQDIKLVACQMTVDLLGLQQEEMMDGIEYAGVAAYLGDASDGNVNLFI, from the coding sequence TTGACTGAGAAAAAGAAAACAACGATCGTCCTTTTCAGTGGTGAATACGATAAAGCAATGGCCGCATACATTATTGCAAATGGTGCAGCAGCCTATGATCATGAAGTTACAATTTTTCATACCTTCTGGGGTTTAAATGCACTCCGTAAAGGGGAACACATTCCTGTGAAGAAAGGTTTCCTAGAAAAACTGTTCGGCAAAATGATGCCGCGCGGTGCTGATAAAATGGGCCTTTCAAAAATGAACTATGCAGGCATGGGTCCAAAAATGATTAAGCATATTATGAAAAAACATAATTCCATGCCGCTTCCAGATTTAATTGACATGGCAAAAGAACAAGATATTAAGCTTGTTGCTTGTCAAATGACTGTTGACCTGTTAGGTCTTCAACAAGAAGAAATGATGGATGGCATTGAATATGCAGGTGTTGCTGCGTATTTAGGCGATGCTTCTGACGGCAATGTAAACCTATTTATCTAA
- a CDS encoding MDR family MFS transporter → MEHLEQRQKVIIMTAIMSAMLFAALNQTIVGTALPVIVADIGGMSYFSWVFTIYMLTTSLTALLVGKLSDTYGRKPFILIGIGIFTIGSLLCGTSVNIIQLILYRGLQGFGAGMIMSTSFAAIGDLFPPRERGRWQGLLSSVFGLASVFGPTLGGYIVDHFDWHWVFWVFLPFGFVAFGMIMKLFPHIKGEGEKGVDFLGAITIALTIGPLLLAFSWAGNLFEWGSPVIIGLFVWSAFALGLFIFIEKRAKNAIIPLHLFKNSIFTISNVAGFMIGMGMFGAVMYMPFFLQGVMSVSATKTGFVMMFMTLSMVLTSTGGGQLVTKTGKYKIFALAGLLIMACGMLSMAFMTMDSSVIRAVLSLMLVGLGLGLSFPIFTLTVQNAVDHRYLGVSTSSAQFFRQAGGTIGVSIMGAVMNVLMQRQMTNMSGDLPEGGLQAAGGIEKIGDPQVLMDQQKLAELQQSLPAESLPMFNQLLQTMREALSTALSGSFIFGTIILGIAFILTLFLKEIPLRLTNQSESEITQDEQKKQIASSK, encoded by the coding sequence AATCAAACGATTGTAGGTACAGCGTTACCTGTGATTGTTGCTGATATTGGCGGAATGAGTTACTTTAGCTGGGTATTTACCATTTATATGCTGACAACAAGCTTAACGGCGTTATTAGTTGGGAAGCTTTCGGATACGTACGGACGTAAGCCATTTATATTGATAGGGATCGGTATCTTCACAATCGGTTCATTACTATGTGGTACGAGTGTGAATATTATTCAACTTATTTTATATCGTGGACTGCAAGGATTTGGAGCGGGAATGATTATGTCGACTTCATTTGCAGCGATCGGCGATTTATTCCCTCCGCGTGAACGCGGCCGCTGGCAAGGATTACTTAGTTCGGTTTTCGGTCTTGCAAGCGTATTTGGTCCAACGCTTGGTGGGTATATTGTTGATCATTTCGACTGGCATTGGGTTTTTTGGGTGTTTTTACCGTTTGGATTTGTAGCATTCGGGATGATTATGAAATTATTCCCACATATTAAAGGTGAAGGCGAGAAAGGGGTAGACTTTCTCGGAGCTATTACTATTGCACTTACGATCGGACCACTTTTACTTGCCTTTTCGTGGGCAGGTAATCTGTTTGAATGGGGTTCACCGGTCATTATCGGGTTATTTGTTTGGTCAGCTTTCGCACTAGGCTTATTTATTTTCATTGAAAAGCGGGCGAAAAATGCGATTATTCCGCTTCATCTATTTAAAAATAGTATTTTTACGATTTCGAATGTCGCTGGTTTTATGATCGGTATGGGAATGTTTGGTGCTGTTATGTATATGCCATTTTTCTTGCAGGGCGTTATGAGCGTCAGTGCCACAAAGACCGGTTTTGTTATGATGTTTATGACACTTAGTATGGTGCTGACAAGTACAGGTGGTGGTCAGCTTGTTACGAAAACAGGGAAATATAAAATTTTCGCTTTAGCGGGCTTACTAATTATGGCATGTGGTATGTTATCAATGGCATTCATGACAATGGATTCTTCTGTAATCCGGGCAGTGTTAAGCTTAATGCTTGTCGGTTTAGGGCTAGGGCTTAGCTTTCCAATTTTTACTCTTACGGTGCAAAATGCTGTTGATCACCGTTACTTAGGTGTTTCAACCTCATCCGCACAGTTCTTTCGACAAGCCGGCGGAACGATTGGTGTTTCAATTATGGGTGCAGTTATGAATGTATTAATGCAGCGGCAGATGACGAATATGTCAGGTGATCTTCCTGAAGGCGGACTGCAAGCCGCAGGGGGTATAGAGAAAATTGGTGATCCTCAAGTGTTAATGGATCAACAGAAGCTTGCTGAATTGCAGCAATCACTACCTGCTGAGTCATTGCCGATGTTTAATCAACTGCTCCAAACGATGCGCGAGGCATTAAGTACGGCTCTTAGCGGAAGCTTCATATTTGGGACAATCATTTTAGGCATTGCGTTTATTTTAACGCTTTTCTTAAAAGAAATTCCACTTCGACTTACCAATCAATCAGAATCTGAAATAACGCAAGACGAGCAAAAAAAGCAAATCGCAAGCTCTAAATAA